A region of the Antedon mediterranea chromosome 4, ecAntMedi1.1, whole genome shotgun sequence genome:
AGgcccaaaatattatttaactaaGCTAAGTACTTCTCTGCTACGTATGAGTTCTGTTgggttcatttatttgttaaaattagttttttgcGCTATAGTGAATTAATATGGGTGTGTTACATTTTAGGAGGCTCAGCGTTTTCTGTAAAAAGATAGGACAAAGTTTCAACATCTATTATGAAATActttactataataatataataaacacaATCAGTTTTTTGCTAGGATGTAccatttacaataatttaaacagcTCCTATTGTcatttgttattaattgttGTAAGTGCAGGTATCATTACTGTATTTAACTAACATTCTGTGGGACTAAATCAATACATAAAATGTATATCAATAATTTACCTTTTATTGGTGCATATAATAGTAAccagtattaattattttaatgtttcttgttCGGCTAAATTCAACTACATAGCTTGGCAGTGTGTTTCAAGgcttttgatatttttattattttatacatttataatttttgaaatatggCAATATCACAGCTTTAAAAACAGGctttttataaatactgtaaaagaaacaccaaatttaaataaagtgaCATTTCAGTTCAAATTtgaatttatctatttatttatttatttatctcaCATGATAAACTTTCAATTTCAGTTTTTGATTAACCTAAAATGGTTTTTGGAAAGAAGATTCAATTATTAGATTAGAGGTttacataatacagtacttGTACTTACTGTACATTTAGATGCCAAATCAATCAAAAACATCTCTACAGTTCTCGACATAGTCTTTTAAAATGTACAACTAAACCTCctttaaattaataacattttgacatgTTCCTTGGatctatatacaaataaatatgtgACCTGATGAATtttagttaataaaaaaaaaagaaaatttaaagtTACAGCTATATACAAACAAATGAGAGTATAGTATTGTTGTCACATTAGTGATATACGGACAATAGTGATATTATACGGTTATTATTGGAGTTAAAAGTTGTGatctattttaaatattaatggCCTGGTTGTCAGCtgctttttatattaaattcccAAAATAGCCTGTTAAAATatcagttttttttatatagtttcACACAATTTAGTGAGATTTTTCTTGTTGCAACATCTTTGATTTTGGTTAAGTTACAGTAGTTACAGTTTTAAATGTTCAAGTCCAAATATGATTTTCATGTTGAGTATAAATTTATAAAGGAATTTTTTCTGATTCTGAAAATTAACTGAAACAGACTGAAAAATTGGGAAGAATATTAAGTAAAAAACATCTTTAATATCGCTCTGCCATCATTAGGACAACTAAGGAAGTCCAGCCGGTAAAGGGATGAGTTCCTTGACCTTTACCATTGACATCACTATAGTGTTCCCAAACATATCCAGACAGATCATACTGCTTCAGGATGTTAGTGATCAAGTTCTTTCGAAGTTCCTGGTATAGCTGCCATGCTGTGTCACTGTGTGGACCATCAATGTTACTGTAGTGATTGAGGGCACGAACTGCTAGAAAGTTCATATTGATCCATATTGTTCCTCGCCAATACGGTGGATCATGCTCTGTATTGTACTTCATGTACATTGGATCAGATTTTGAAAGAGATCTCAGTCCATATTTTGTCCAAAGAAGATTAGGGTCTTTGAGATCTTTTAAGACATTTCCTAACTTATCAGAGTTTGGTTCAAGTACTTGTAGCAAGAAAGGGAATAAGCTAACATAACCAAAAGAATCTACAAACGTTTCCTTTGGTGGTGATCCTTTTAACTTTCGAACCATTGGCATTTTTGGAGGAGGAGGGATTCTTTTACCAGGTTGAGGCTTGGGTGGAGGAGGTGGCTGTAGTCTTTGAAGAAATACTGTTTTGCTATGGTTTCCAAAATCACTGTAAATCATTTTAGAAGGTGACCAATGAAGTTTATCTAATAGAGCATTATCTGTCAACAAGTTATGAGTAGCTTTATAAACTTCAGTAGGTTCATCAACTTGTTTTGCTAAATCTGCCATTATGCCAGATGCTAAAGCCATCCAGCATCGCAAGTCAATATGTCTTTCACTATCAGATGGGTGAGATGCCCGTGGAAAATCATCAAGGCCGGATGTCAATGTTTTTGGATTTAATTCTCTGTCTGTTTTAGAATCTCTACCTCTCCAGCGATATGAGGATGGAACAGGCCCAGACTGAGTCGTGTTGTACCAATTGTACCATACTTTGAGACGAGGAAATATTCTTGAAATAAACTGTTTACTGGTTTCAGCTTTAGAGTCAATAGTTCTCAGGATTGATTGAATCGAAAGAAACAACGTTGGAGGATTTGCATTCTCATTATTTTGCACTACAAATTCATCTGGTACTCTACTTCTCGCTTCCTGACCTAAAATCTGTTCCCGCGGAATCCATCCTTCAATATTCATCAGGTCAAGCCAGTGACCAATAATGTCCATACTGATATCTGGATTCCACTGACTGATTAATAGATTATGGAATCCTTCATCCCAAAGAAATCCTCTAGGAAAGAAAGAACGAGATGGCACTGCAGTGTATAGAGCACTTTCCCAGTAATCTACAGGCTTGTTGGTGTACTTTGATTTTACAATTGAGCTTCCGTAAAAGTATCCTATCCCTCCAATCAAATTGCTAAGGATAGCTTTAGCAATTTTAATCTGTTTTGCACTATATCCCTTTTTAACGAGTCCAAACTTTTGCTCAAAATCACCATCAAACTTAGTCTTATATTTTGCTAGTTCTTGGTTTAAGACTAATCCAGAAAGATGGTTAGGCCTCTGAGCAAAACTACCAGACTCAAAAACAACTTCCACTTCAAATGGTAAAGTGAGAGTTACTTGATGAACCATAAAATTTGGTTCAATATCTGTTATCTGATTGATTTTAAGTATATCACCAACAAGTCCGACAATTTTTTTCCCGCCTTTAAATGGGTAGGACCGAAGACCAGTCTTCATGACCACGTCTTTCAGCACATGTATGCTTGGAGAGTAGGTGCTTAAATAATGcgtttttatagtatttttcgACTGTAGAAACTTCATAGTGAATTGTCCAAGTTCATTGGTAACACCTTGGATCTCTTGCAGATATGTGCCATCGGCTGATGTCTTGTACTGCATTTTGCCATTTCCGTCTAATGCGGCATAGAAGAGAATTGATACAACTGACGTACTATTCTGTTTGGTCTGAAATTAAGAATACAATATTTGCAAATAAAAAGTTTATCGTACAGGCCTATCACATTGGGATGAAATTCAAAATTTATctactgtattgtattaatcaaaattgtaaaataaaatttatcatttaaaaaaggGAAATGAAAATATGAATTTACAATGAACAGTAAGAAATATAAAGTGCAATACAGtttaataaagtaattaatAGTTCAGATCATTCAATAATTGTTGTAGGACAAAGGAAAATGTAGCAGTATATTGTCAAGGAACTTACAGTATTTTTTCCAGATATTCTGACTGACCAATCTCCTCCGTGATCACCACCAGGACGTTTTACAAATTCTGTCATCAAGGTAAAACCTTTTTCCACAATTTCTTGCACACCAAAGTTAACCCCATCATGCATCAACCATCCAAACTTTGGCAAAGCATCCGAATGTTCACAATTGTGCCGAACAGAAAACTTTTTTGCAGGTAAAAACTGAGTAAACCACATTAAACCAGTAACTAAAGAGTTAGAACTTCTTGTACGCATGCCAAAATATGATCCCGGACGATATGTTCCCCAAAACCTATCATTTTGTGTTTGTTGAGATTGTTTTAGCGACACATGtttgttgttattaatattactagtAATGACCTTTGGTACATCCAAAGGAGTATATACCTTTGATGCTAAGCTGTATGTATACCACATGTAGAAACCTATTGACACTGAACTCAAGATAACAACCGCAACAAAACGTAATCCGATATTTGTCTTGGCTGCTGATAAGATGCCCTTCTGTTTGGACGACCTACGTTGCGAAATACCACCCTGGTTTGTAGTAGAGCCATTATTTACGGAAGTAACTTCCATTTTGTTTGGACCAGGGGGGCTTTGAATATTCCTTTTTCTCGCCATTGTACCGTCCTCTTGTCCAGAAACTGAAGTATGGAAGTCACCAATATCAgtatttagttctaataattCATTTTCGTTGGGTAATTCTACaaattttttatcatttttactCTCAATACAATCACTTCCTGATTCCTTAAAATTCTTACGGGAAAACCCTTCTAATTCACTATTATCTTCGTTTATATTACCGAAATCACTTCCGTCCAAGCCGTCGATGTTTCCTGTTGACGTGGACTGGCAAACGAGCCCATACGGGCTTTTTACCTTTTCTTCCCCAGCAATTATTGCCATGCTGTCCATTTTCTCAAGCCTAGAAAACGCTGGATTAAAATGAAAGACCTAAGCtgctaatatttaatttattggaggaaagcaaaatatattaattattatagccttactaaaaaattaatttatttataaacatttattataatagtttatttactatttgttgaatttatttatagaaaaagTTCTTTAATATTAAGATTAAAGAAGtactttttcatatttttagtaAGTTAGTGTGTCTCAGTTCGCTCGTTTTTAAAAACACAATGAGGGCGCTATAGTtgttatgatttttatttttaacacagGAAAATTAACTTGCTTAGCCCTTTTCTCTGTGTGTGCGGCAAAagcaatttaataaaaaaaaataacgaaAATGGCGCAAGATAAATACTTTCACGAAGCTCATTTCTGTTCTTTGTCTTCACAGGGCAATGTATACGGCATGACTAAAGTTAAATCTCAGGTTGATCGGTCTTTCAAGATACTTGTGTCATCTGGGAAAGCTGGGCAGATCACATGCATTGGGTTTCAACGTGATGAAACAACATCTTCCCTGAAACCTATTTCAATTGAGCTTGAGGCTGGAGACCTTTCCATTCCAGGTGTGAATGACGTCATTCATTTTATGAGTTGTTCTTCTGGTTTTCATTAGAATCAATACGGAGTTTTTAAATGataacatataggcctaggcctacaaacatTAATTAGGGAACTTTTAGACCATGTGAACATGGAGGTTTACGATGAAAGcggtcgcgtctgaaatcggtcgcgataaaatcaacttccgatattttgtatggcgcgccacTAGAGCTATACGTTTGATGATATCGTTCGCGTTTAAAATCGGCCGCGCTATTTTGTATCTCGCTCCATACATGCTAGCAGGATATACATTTTCTTCGTTTATATGGTCtagatttaatttatattttttagaaacTAGATAATTTATGTGgcgattttttattttggttaataaatatttataattattatttttttatttcacaggtCACAGAGAAGGACTGTGTCTTgtcaaaatggccatttctaaacacgtttaaatattttattaggcatataataatttacctctattttattatgtactctaattaatatattatatagggaatatacgtctgtgtcttttattatgcaaaaaattacgtaaaagagaacaatttattaaaaaacaataattgttacaatgtaTAGCCCGTAATACTTAATGCATACTGTGGCAGAtatatcatatccatgtcgTTAACAACTTACTATTGGATCACCTtatatcatatccatgtcgTACTATTGGATCACCTTTTtatatcatatccatgtcgTACTATTGGATCACCTtatatcatatccatgtcgTTAACAACTTACTATTGGATCACCTtatatcatatccatgtcgTTAACAACTTACTATTGGATCACCTtatatcatatccatgtcgTACTATTGGATCACCTTATTTtactttctattttatttatgtccgtatgtaggataatattaagtatataatgattattgttgaggcaaatcacgtgtatatttttatttctaatgtttaggcctaaaatagtttctagtaaaaatgattattatatgcggatcattttcattaaaaatgtatctagtGCATCCCATGCAAAATAGcacgaccgatttcaaacgcgaccgatatcatcaaacgtatagctctagcggaagttgatttcagacgcgaccgatttTAAACGtgaccgatttcagacgcgaccgatttcatctgacaccaaCATGGACGCCGTTCACGTCAATGTTTTTAGGTGCACAGGCTACagcaaatccattcatatacaTAGGCTAGTAGCGCGCCTAGCCCCCAAAATTATGTGAAAATCCAAAAGTTTATATTCAACATAGAATAttgtgaaaaagaaaaaagtatcTGCATGCACATGAAGAATAAGCAAACCACAGTAGAGAATGAGTACAATTACATCGTTTATGACCCCCAAAGAAATCAGCTGCATAGTCTACCACCTAATCCCTAGATAAACCTAATCCCTAGATAAACCTAACCTACACTATAACTGAACCTGTTAGCATCTTTAATCTCTTCCACCCAACAAAAATCATCCAGCCGATATCGATGGCAGTCGTAGTATCTTGTACAGTTGTACAGTATACCAAACTTAGactttcaaaatgtttttagaTTGTTTCAGAGGAAGCTTCAGAAATTTAAATATCTGATAAACATTGGTGTATTCTTACTTTTTATTTAGATGGAGCTGAACTGTTGAGTCTTGACACTTTTCAGTTAGATGATATTTTGCTACTTGGATTCTGTTTCACAAAAGAGGACACGATTGACAACAATACAATCCAGTGGCTAAATGCCTCCAACATCATCTCCACCCAACTAGAGCCTGGCGCAGACTTCACCGTGGCAGGTTTAATGCAAGGTTTGAGTTCTGTTGAACTAGATTTTAACTGTCTCTTTCTGAAACATAGACTCATCAAGCAAAATGGCATGACTGTCCATCTTTGTTTGATGAGTGGTGATGACTCTAAAGTTCACTTGTTCACTTTAGAAAGAGAGGATTTTGGAAACACAATTAAATGTTGTGAAGTATCATGCGAGATTTTTTTCCCAGAATTTAAAGAACTTGAAAGCTGTGTGATTTGTCTTGATTTCTTAGAAATCGGGGACAAACGAATTTCAGCGATTGGTTGCGACAATGGCTCTGTATTAGTATTTGTCGTTGACTTGAAGTCGTTGCACATATTAGAATCTTGGAAAACGAGGCATGACCATCCTATCATTGTCGTTAAATTGTTCTCCAACATGATCAGTCCAGATTCTAAAGCTGCATTAGAAATTTGCCATTTGTTGGCATCTTCTGTTACAACTACCTCTGTTGTTTATcgtaacattttacaaaatggaTTTACAAATGTGAAATCTCTTTACAATTCAAATAGTCATGATTTAGTGATGTGTGCATGTGTGGCCGATATTGATTGGGATGGCGAACCGGCGATCATACTTGGCACAAACGGTCATTGTTTATTGGCGTACAAGTGGTATTGCGAGGATAAAACTACATTGACAATTCAAACTTCAGACTCACCAGGACAAGATGCAGAAGAGGAAGAGGATGATCTCTGGCTGCCAATGGAAGAGTATAGATTAACATATATACGTAAATTTTCTCATCCATTAATGGGGCTTGAGTATGTTGACATGACTGGGGATGGTGTGTGTGAATTGGTTATCTTATGCTCAGATGGAGTAAGGATTCTTCAACATAATTTGGAAAAAGCAAAAAATGAAGTTATGGAAAGACTAAAAAAGTTTAAAACGGTAAAAGATGATGACAACAAATAAGATGATgacaacaaataaaatgattgtgataaataataaaacatatacaCTATGACCATTAGAGTTATTAAAATGAGacaatattttttgtacaaTTGTATTGTCTTGTTTCtgctttttttatgtttttatatattttatttatttatttcaacaatattttatgggggtggtccatccagcatcagttgatcattagggaccctcaaacaatacaaacagaaaatacaaaataaactataaaaatacaaaattaacaaagataAAAATAGTTCGCTTCGCATATCTTGTTCAGTTCACAATGTACTGTACCTTTGTACAGAATTGTAGAAGTAAACTTTACGTTAAATTTCCCTCTGTTGTAAATCTATTTTATGGATCAAATAATCACAGTAGAGGTGAGTTCATATACTGAGCTTTCGATTTGCTCGAGTGCTCATAAATGTATGAGACAACTCAATGAGAACTAGAATTTGACACAGAAAAATGGATATAATATGCGTATAAATAAGATCAAGCTTTTATATTTGCCTATAGTACTAGTGGAAATATGCAGATGAATGGATATAAGAAAAGTtgttattcaaaataataatgaatgtttatgactGCTCTATTTTTAACGAGGCGCAAGCATGAATATTCTCTCTATCCGACCATTACAAAACATTCATCACTTATTAATCAATTTATCCATGATAAATCAGTGCTCCAACTTTAAACGCAGAGTAGAAAAGTTATAAACAAGTTGATTTCCGAACGTGATCAGTCAACATTGTGTGCCAAAAATTCTCACAATTTTAACTTGCATTAAAGCAtgttcattatatatttttttgttaaatgggGCTAATTTCAAGTGATgtgtaattgaccaatcaaattgcaagaatacaatcaggtgtCTTATAATATCagtattgaataaataaagtaaaatccATTTCGTAAGTAATCAAGCTTTATTGACTCAATTTATTAATCTTGATATCACAATTaaattgcatttaatattaattctttcattttgtacacactagtttacatggtaaaaatCTTAGTCTTTCACAATTAAtgtcacaatttttaaaatgctgaagctataataatatttatgtacACCATATTTAATTCTACCAAAATAATGTAGTGACTTATATTTATTAGTTGTGGCATTTATTATGTCACAGTCGTCTTCCCCACCTGCTATAGGTCTACAAATACAGCATACCCAATCTGTCTTGGACCTGATAGCCTAGCCTAAAGTGATGCCTtttaggctagctaggcctaggtcctaGAATAAATAAGCAGattgaatatataatataatatatataatataatttatgccAACAACGTTTTTAGTTATACGCAGATAAATCGGATGCTATGGCCTCTTATTAACTATAGAAGTAAAAAATGGACACCCCCATAGTCAATGTTACACAATTATTTGTAATTCAAATGTTTAAACTTACAATTTTCGTCACTTCTTTTaagtttaattaattcattcgcGCCGCCGCCGACAAGTCATAGGCCTCGTCGTCGTACGTATGTGGTCTGGTTGTTTGGCTATTTTATTTTGCACATAGAGGATGTTCCATGTGTGGCCGCCGGTCTTCACATGTGATTTACGTGTCGCCGATTGGTCAGTAGTTCAGTTGTCTGACTTAATTACGCATGTGCATCCGGGTTATGTAGCGGTTTGTTATTGATGACGTAAAAACCAGAATTTAATTGTCTCGGATTTAAACATTGATCATCAAAAACAAAATGCAGATCTACTATTTTTCTTGTCTCCAACATC
Encoded here:
- the LOC140047407 gene encoding mannosyl-oligosaccharide glucosidase-like, with protein sequence MDSMAIIAGEEKVKSPYGLVCQSTSTGNIDGLDGSDFGNINEDNSELEGFSRKNFKESGSDCIESKNDKKFVELPNENELLELNTDIGDFHTSVSGQEDGTMARKRNIQSPPGPNKMEVTSVNNGSTTNQGGISQRRSSKQKGILSAAKTNIGLRFVAVVILSSVSIGFYMWYTYSLASKVYTPLDVPKVITSNINNNKHVSLKQSQQTQNDRFWGTYRPGSYFGMRTRSSNSLVTGLMWFTQFLPAKKFSVRHNCEHSDALPKFGWLMHDGVNFGVQEIVEKGFTLMTEFVKRPGGDHGGDWSVRISGKNTTKQNSTSVVSILFYAALDGNGKMQYKTSADGTYLQEIQGVTNELGQFTMKFLQSKNTIKTHYLSTYSPSIHVLKDVVMKTGLRSYPFKGGKKIVGLVGDILKINQITDIEPNFMVHQVTLTLPFEVEVVFESGSFAQRPNHLSGLVLNQELAKYKTKFDGDFEQKFGLVKKGYSAKQIKIAKAILSNLIGGIGYFYGSSIVKSKYTNKPVDYWESALYTAVPSRSFFPRGFLWDEGFHNLLISQWNPDISMDIIGHWLDLMNIEGWIPREQILGQEARSRVPDEFVVQNNENANPPTLFLSIQSILRTIDSKAETSKQFISRIFPRLKVWYNWYNTTQSGPVPSSYRWRGRDSKTDRELNPKTLTSGLDDFPRASHPSDSERHIDLRCWMALASGIMADLAKQVDEPTEVYKATHNLLTDNALLDKLHWSPSKMIYSDFGNHSKTVFLQRLQPPPPPKPQPGKRIPPPPKMPMVRKLKGSPPKETFVDSFGYVSLFPFLLQVLEPNSDKLGNVLKDLKDPNLLWTKYGLRSLSKSDPMYMKYNTEHDPPYWRGTIWINMNFLAVRALNHYSNIDGPHSDTAWQLYQELRKNLITNILKQYDLSGYVWEHYSDVNGKGQGTHPFTGWTSLVVLMMAERY
- the LOC140047408 gene encoding KICSTOR complex protein kaptin-like isoform X1, yielding MAQDKYFHEAHFCSLSSQGNVYGMTKVKSQVDRSFKILVSSGKAGQITCIGFQRDETTSSLKPISIELEAGDLSIPDGAELLSLDTFQLDDILLLGFCFTKEDTIDNNTIQWLNASNIISTQLEPGADFTVAGLMQGLSSVELDFNCLFLKHRLIKQNGMTVHLCLMSGDDSKVHLFTLEREDFGNTIKCCEVSCEIFFPEFKELESCVICLDFLEIGDKRISAIGCDNGSVLVFVVDLKSLHILESWKTRHDHPIIVVKLFSNMISPDSKAALEICHLLASSVTTTSVVYRNILQNGFTNVKSLYNSNSHDLVMCACVADIDWDGEPAIILGTNGHCLLAYKWYCEDKTTLTIQTSDSPGQDAEEEEDDLWLPMEEYRLTYIRKFSHPLMGLEYVDMTGDGVCELVILCSDGVRILQHNLEKAKNEVMERLKKFKTVKDDDNK
- the LOC140047408 gene encoding KICSTOR complex protein kaptin-like isoform X2 — protein: MTKVKSQVDRSFKILVSSGKAGQITCIGFQRDETTSSLKPISIELEAGDLSIPDGAELLSLDTFQLDDILLLGFCFTKEDTIDNNTIQWLNASNIISTQLEPGADFTVAGLMQGLSSVELDFNCLFLKHRLIKQNGMTVHLCLMSGDDSKVHLFTLEREDFGNTIKCCEVSCEIFFPEFKELESCVICLDFLEIGDKRISAIGCDNGSVLVFVVDLKSLHILESWKTRHDHPIIVVKLFSNMISPDSKAALEICHLLASSVTTTSVVYRNILQNGFTNVKSLYNSNSHDLVMCACVADIDWDGEPAIILGTNGHCLLAYKWYCEDKTTLTIQTSDSPGQDAEEEEDDLWLPMEEYRLTYIRKFSHPLMGLEYVDMTGDGVCELVILCSDGVRILQHNLEKAKNEVMERLKKFKTVKDDDNK